The segment TGTGAGGTCTTAGGTTCGAATCCCACTAACCGTGAAGCACGATTTTACGCGAAAAGTTGATTTTTTAGCAAGTGAGCCTttcctataattatttttccctATTTTTAAAAGTTGATTTTGTATTTTGTATAAACAGATTTCTATAGGCGGGTGGCATAACtgaaccccctatagaaatggATTTCTACATACAGTTCTAGATTACCCACCTGTAGAaaaatttatttccacaggcACCTAGCACAGGCGGTTCGCCAATCCACCTATGAAAGGGGGTGgcgaaccgcctgtatagtaccTAGTTGTACTGATGACTTGCTCTTTCAATAAACGCTGTGGTGGGGTGCAAACCCCTACCGTTTCTTAAAAAAAACATTCAATAGCAAACGACTcaatttttattattcttttaaGGAACTAAATAACTAAGTAAAGAACAAAACGGTGTAGTATAGAGTATAGACTATAGTGTGTAGAGTAAAAAAAGTAATACATGCCTCGGTCAGGATTAGTGCGTGGCGTTAAAAAAAATCGCAGCTAAACCAGATAATGGCGTTTGGTAAACTCCAATCGTCCATATTAGCTAAAACAAGAGGACAGTTGGCAATGTCGTAGTAGCATGCCCTCTAAAAAAACTATAGCCGATTATTTGAGACCATGATATATATATTTCCCTAGTTAAAGACAGGATAGATGTAGAAAACAGTATGCCTCATTAGAAATTTAGAATGAATAATCGACGACAATGCTAGACTGACAGACCGAGTGAAGCTGCGGCGTACTCCGGGACGGGGTACTCAGAGAAGAACATGCGGTCGATCGGAGCAGATGCAGCTAGCGGCGTCGGGGAACTCGAAGACGCGACGTGCGCGTCGTCGGCAGCGTCGTCCCGGCCGGACGTGGAGACGACAGCAGGAGCACGTTGCCATACGTCTGGACGGACCCGTTGAGGTACTTGAGCAAGGGCATGAGGCTGGCGTTCAGTTCACTGACGGCTAGCTGCAGCGCCAGGCCTGCACCAGCACCGCCGACAAGCACCAGCAGCCCCCGGATCAGTTGGACCTGACCACGAATTATACGTTTTTCTAAAAAAAGCCAAGACCTTATTTAGATCCAAAATGTTTTTGGATTTAGCAAAGTCCGATAAACTACATCATAGTCACACAAATGTAGGATGATACTCCAATGCGAATTTATCTTATTAGGAGATTATACAACTGTCAACTATAGTAGCTAGCAACatagaaagtcacatcggtcgATAGTCACTGTTGCACTATTAGCGCTTGTGACACTTACACGCCCACAATGCATGCATGGTACATACTTCATATTCTATTTTTAGCAAACTGATGGAAGCATATATAGCGACTGTTATAGTTTGCGTGCCATATGCTAATTTGTTTCTTCAGGGACTACCAAGGTAGCCTATAGCTGTGATTCGTACGAGTACGACGTATATAGCTCAGGcctccggcgacggcgacggcgttgGGGCAGGGATAGGGATGATGCCCTTCTCCTGGAAGCATATGACGGTGTCGTACAGGGCCTGCGCCGCCGGCGTGAACTCCAAGCCCAAGTCCCTCAGCTTCTGGTTGGATATCTTGTACGGCTGCTTCCTTGGGTTCACCTCATCAGAGCACCTGCCAGATGCAAATATTGCAATCCAAGAACAAGAAGTTAGTAATACAGTGTAAATGTCATAAGCATACTATTAAttacaatacaatacaataaTACAATTAATACAGGTACGGTGAAAAATCCTCAGGAGAACCCATCAACAAGTCAAAAGTATTTTCTGCACGACTTTAGAGTACCGTGTCAAAAGCTAATAAAAGGCAGACGATAGATGCTTTGACCGCAGAAGAATAATTGACTTTTCCAGTTTTCCCGAATGGATAGATCACGTCGTTGATCTATCAACGGTGAactaataataaataataaagaaTGCTTAAAAAAGTTTAtaagtagtatatatatatgtactggCCAATGCAAAGAAGACTACATATAACTCTTAGCCGTTGGACTTGAACAAAAGAGCTAAAGTCTGGGCAACAGATTTCCCAATCGGCTATGCAGTATGTGGCTATGTGCTACGTAACTCCACCGCCGATGCTTTCACCCTTGACAAACTGATGCACCGCACTTTGTAACCAAATTATCACCTCATCATCAGATTCAACATAATCAGCACGTGAGCACTATCTATCTTGACAATTTCACGTGTTTTAACCTTTTTTTACCTTGATTTCCACATGGCACCTTGATTTCTGAAACGAAAGACAgcgacacatgcatgcatgcgctgCATCTCTCGAaagcaaaaagcaagcatatgcaCGCGTGCGTGCACGATCGACAGAGCATCATATCCAACTAGCAAGCAAACGACATGCATATCGACAAAAGCAGCAGTGACGACAACGACGACGGCACACTGACCTTTCCGGGACGGGGTAGTCCGGGAAGAACTTGCGGAGCGTCCTGACGACGTCCTCGCGGTGGAGCACGGCGCCGTCGGCGCAGATGTACCGGCCGGCGGCGTGCGGCGCCTCGAAGACGCGGACGTGCGCGTCGGCGGCGTCGCGGACGTGCACGTACGCCTGCACGGCGTTGGCGTACGTCTTGGCGGAGCCGTTCAGGTACTTGAGCACGTGCATCAGGCTGGCGTTCACCGACGGCTGCAGCGCCGGCCCCTGCACCAGCACCGGGTTCACCACCACCAGGTCCaccccgcgcgccgccgcctcctcccacGCCGCCTGCTCCGCCACCGCCTTCCCGTAGCAGTACCAGTTCTGACATCACAGCAATGCAAAGCTCGATCGATGAACACGTATGCATGCATGGAGGGAATGAACTCGTAGTCGATGACTGTACTGTACCTTGGTCTTCTTGCAGAAGTCGAGGTCGCTCCAGCACGACTCGTCGACGACGGCGTCCGGCGAGCGGTTGGGATCCATGGCGACCGCGCCGATGGACGAGGTCAGGACGACGCGGCGGACCGTGCCGGCCTCGGCCGCGGCGTCGATGATGTAGCGCGTCCCTGTCACCGCTGGCTCCACCATTTCCTCCTGCAAGTTTTTAACGAAAAAGTTGTAGAACAAAACAAGTAAGAATCAAGATGTCACCAAAAACGTCCAAAAATCCAAAATCCCCCGATGATACTCCAACAACTTGGAGCCAAGCAGGACCGGCTGGAACTGGAAGGTGGCCGGCGGCCGAGCGCCAGCggttggccggccggccgggagcCTCGGCGGCTCGCGCGCGCCACCCACCTGGGACAGGGAGGCTGGGAGCTGGCTGGCGTGCGGCGGCGGATCGGAGGAGGCGACAAGCGTCCAAGCGGCAGCCGGCCGGCAGCAGCTGGGGTGGCTCCGCCTCCGGCCATGAGCCTGACGACTATGAGctgcccatgcatgcatgccagcCATGCCGTGTGAGTAAATGCGATGCGACGAGGACAGAAGCAAAGGTCACTGAGGAGTGGGCCTAACTGCAAACGGTCGCATTTTTATTCCTCTCTCTACTACCTGCACGCATCTGGCTGGAGTGAAATTTGCACGCATGCATACATGCAGGAGACAGTTTACAtctcaaaaatattctacgatTAGAGTAAATTTTTTTGTTGAGATTTTGATTGATCCTcttttaataataaataataaatacctACAGTAGCTAGTAGGTGCTGTATATATATAGTCACTACTGGAGTACATACAGGAGAAAACGTTTTTACTCTAAAGACCAGCCTGGTACGGTACGTGGCATGTACCGTGATCGATCGATCTTAGTATATCCGTATTCAAGTAGTAGTATAGGTTACACGTAGTATACGTACTGGATCGTCGGTAACGGGCGACGCGGTATGGAAGACGCCGTGGCAGCCAGCGATGGCCGCCCGCAGCGTGTCGTAGTCGAGCAGATCGGCCTTGCACAGCGCCAGCCTCTCCGTCGCGCCGGGAAGCGCCCTCAGGTGCGCGTTCTTCGCGTCGTCTGCCCTCCATCGCCAGACACAACACAGTCAGTATATATCGATCGATCGCAACAAACATCTCATCAGATGGGACGACACGGATCTAGGTTACCGGGGTTGCGCACGGTGCCTCTGACGGCGTACCCCCTCTCGAGCAGGAGCTTGACGATCCACGACCCGACGTAGCCGCCGGCGCCGGTCACGCACACCGTCGTCGTCTGCCCgcgtcccgccgccgccgccgccgcgtcgtcgCCTCCCACGACGGTcatgtcgtcgtcgccgcccgccgccgcgcgtGGTTACCGGGTCGCTGTTATTACTTACCACACGCACACACAGGCGAGAGGAAATtactcccaagcaaagcaataagGGGCAAGGGGGCTCTGTCGTCCTGTCTGTCTCTCTTTAATCTGCGTCTCTATTGTGTGTTTGGTGTGGTCTATTTATAGGAGGCTCCGGAGGTCTGTGTTTGGTAAGACTTCAGAGTATTTGTCTGGGCCAAGATCGAGCTGGATCGGAGTTGGTAGCTAGCGCCGCCGGGCGCGCTAGTATCTAGCGTGACAGCCTGACACAGGAGGAATCCGTCCGGGATTACCGTCGTCACGTCAGATGCCACTGCGGTGCTGTGACAGGGACACATGCAGGGTGCCTGTGTGTTGATCAACGAAGCTTCTTTTGTCATTTGCGTGGGTGCACATTTGGAGTTTTGGTACATATTTACCCCCCAAAAAATTAAACTTACTAGCAGCAAAGCCGCATATATATGCATGATATAAGAGCTAGCAACTTCAAGAGAATAGTTGATAAACATTGGGTCTAAAATAGAGTGTTTCGAGactcttaaaaaaaaatagcgCCCCAAGATATCGGAATTTCCTAATATTTAGGTGTCTAATTTTTCTCATTCTTTCAAACGACGGTTCACAGTCGTCATATCTTCATCTTGTGGCCGGGGTGGTAGCTCGCGCActattcttcttcttccttgcgtCCTTGTGGTTTCTCCCTCGTCTCGTTTGGGCCAGCCCTTCCCCCTCTCCCTCCCTATACCGCGCCCGCGGCGACAATCTCTTTCCCTTCACCTCTCTCGCCGCCGCTATCTTCTCTAACTTCGATGACTATGGCCACGACGCCTTCACCTTGACTTGGCCTGGACGCCTCTACcaccactaaggccttgtttagttcatccaaaaaccaaaaacttttcaaaattcttcgtcacatcaaatcttcaggcacatgcatgaagcattagatatagacgaaaataaaaaaataattacacagtttccctgtaaatcacgagatgaatcttttgagcttagttagtctatgattagataatatttatcaaataaaaacaaaaatactacagtaccgaaatctaaaatcttttcgaaactaaacaaggcctgagaccCGAAGCTATTCGTCCTTTGTCTCTACCGTCTGGCCCGCCTGTCTCTCCCACCTGAACCCCGGCCCTTATGTGTCTACCGGATTTAGAGAGGAAAGAAAGGGAGAGGCCCCGTCATCGTCTTCGTCTCTATGGTGGTGCGGCCACATGCGAGCATGGGCGCAGGGTGTCGGGGACCGCATGAGCGGGTTTTCCGATGTCTATTTGGAGAGTCCGATGTCGGTTTATTTTTTAAAACGGTTCAACACTTGCTTGCTGTGGATCTGATCAGCTTTAGTTGGCACCGTCGTCATCTCCCTTGGCCGTCCACGTGAAGTACATTAGCCGCCCATCGCACCACCCAGCCAGCCACGGCTGCTGATCACACATGCtgtataaatatagatatatttttttatagcaCCATTCTAGAATCATTCCAGCAATCGATTACTAGCCGTCATATTGATTTCTAACTGGACAATGTCTGCGATTTCGTTCTTACCTTGCGAATGGTACAAGTAATCCATAAAAAGACGCCGTTGATCATGCTGACAATCTGGGGATCGATCTAAAGAGAGAGAAATAAACAATCGCTtttttcttaggccttgtttagtttaccccgaaatccaaaaagttttcaagattctccgtcacatcgaatctttcgatacatgcatgaaacattaaatatagatgaaaataaaaactaattgcacagtttacctgtaaatcgtgagacgaatcttttgtttttagttagtctataattggacaatatttaccacaaacaaacgaaagtgctacagtagcgaaatccaaaatcttttcgcatctaaacaaggccttagaaaacAATAATGTATGACTATCCAGCAAGTGGTGCACCGGAAACAAGACGAGGAATCCTGGCATGTTTAGTTTGCACCGTGGAGCAATTTTTGCCTAGGCCAGGTGACGACACCACCGTCAGGCGACCAAAAATGACGGCCTGGCTGCCGCACGCTGCTGCCTGCAGGACTAATCTTGTATTTGtctcttttgttttgtttttcttttgctGTATAGTCGTTTAATCTTGTTCCTTTTTCTGTAATCTTTGTCTCAACGCCAGGTTCGGTTAGGTGTGGCCGAAACAtctttctttgtttccttgTAATATAATATCCAGTCCTTTATTATATATGTATAGATAGATAACAAGTAAAATAATAAAATTattgttgtttttttatataattgATTCATAAAAACTTTTGGTTTATTTGTTTCTTTATTTTAATTGTTTTTATTACTCAAATAATATTAAGTAAGATTACATATATAGGAAAATATATTCTCTATTCATTAAACTTCGAAGGCATTGGTTTCCAACCAAATGGAATATCTCTCTACTTGCCTCGAGAGGTAGTTTTTACTAAAATCCTAGGCAACACTTTTTATCACACAAGGCATCCAGGCTTCCAACCAAACAGGTCCTAGGACTTATACCGTTTATTGTGAATGACGGCGGATAAACGATGAAGAACATAAGATCAAATCATAATAGAGACACAATATTTAATGTGGAAAACCTCTCTAATATACAAAGGAGAAAAACCACGGACGTCAGTCAGCAAATACTCATCACTGTTATTAAGAGTTGGGTTACAACGTAGTGCGGCGGCTTACAAGATCATAATCTTCGCTCCGGCCCAGCCTTCGACTTCAACGGGCCTCCGCTTCGCTCCGTCAAAAGTTGGCATTTATAATGTGCAACTGAATTTGAAACATATTCAACACCGCTAACTCTAGAGATTCTAGCTAGAGTTGTGCAAGTCTCAGAGGTCGCTTATTGTAAAGTCCCTACTTATTTTCTTGTCAGTCGCTCTATTGTAAAACTGGGGTGGCACGGGACTCGTAAAATCTAAACTCCACATGAAAAACCGGTTGGCGTCGCTTACATCGCTTATATATAGGCTTTTGTAATTTATGCTCTTCTCTTATAAATGAAACTAAGCCTATAACTCAGTTCTTTCCGGAAAAAGGTTAACATGCAAATTGtacaaagcaaaaaaaaataagGAACATTTGGATGGCACATAATTTTTTTAACTGACAGAAAATTTGGAAAGTCCCACGTTTATTTTTTAACGGTCAAACACTTGCTTGCTGTGGATCTGATGATCGGCTTTATTTGGCACCGTCGCCAATGTCCCTTGGCCGTCCACGTGAAGTACTCTAGCAGCCCATCGCACCGCCCAGCCAGCCACGGCTGCTGATCACACAGGCTGTAATAATAAACAATATATCtttgaggaaaaaaaaaagctacAGGGCACTCGGTTGTTTCGTCTGCTTTGGACACGCGATTTTCTGGCACGTTCTCAGAACAATCGATTACTAGCCGTAATATTGATTTCTAACTGGACAAGCAATACAATGCCTGCGAATTCGTACGTTCTGACCTTGCAAATGGTACAAGTAATGCTTAAAAAGGCACACGGTTCAGTCAACATGCAAAATGATCATGCTGACAATAATCTAGGAGATCTGGAGAAAGATAGAAACAGTCGCGTGTTTAGAAAACAAATATATGACTATGCGGCAAGTGTGCACCGAATACAAGACGAGGCGAGCTACGGTGGCAACAAGGGACTACTTCTAGTTTTTTTGGGTCTCGTCTCTCGTAGGTCGCAGATTGTAAAGTTGCTACTTGTTCTTTTTTTCTTATAAATCACTCTCTTGTAAGACGGGTGGCACGGGACTTAGGCTTTATTTAGATTAccttaaaatccaaaaactttttaagatttttcattACATTACATCGATCCttgcgatatatatatatatatatatatatatatatatataataactaattatacagtttatctgattcgcgagacgaatcttttgaccctaattagtttatgattggataacaattgctaaatacaaatgaaagtgccgcgataaaaaaaatctaaacaagaccttaaaaaACTAAACCCCACCCACAAAATTGGGCTGGCGTAGCTTGTGCCGCTTATAGGGTTTTGCAATTTATGCTCTTCTCTTATAAGCCGATAACtcggtttttttttaaaaaaaaagagaagttaACATGCAAACAGTAGAACCAAGTAATGCTAAAAAAATGAAAACATTTGGATGGAGTGCTAGAAAACACAGAAATTCGATAAGAAGGTGACACAAAGGAATTTTTCATAACATTTCTCCACAATTACTATGGAACAAAGCCATCCCGTATGAATTTCATATAGGATTTGTAACCCAATTATTTGCATCACAGAGTCGTACCTAAATGTACCAGTCagcccggggggggggggggggggggcacatACAACCACGGTGTGGATTTATCCTTCATGATTCTGTCATGTCGGTTTGGACAGTTTTTTCCCCCTTCGTAGAGAAGGATCCAAACACTAATACAAATCCACAATGACATATGAATTGCTTTTATTGTACGAAGATGTACAACTTGATCTTGTTTTTTTATTCTTCCAAGATTGTTTATGTCACGGTCTCCAAAATAATTCTGTCATATAAAGACTTCTATGCAACCTTTATTACAATGCATTATATATATCACCGTATCATGGTAACATATATCAGTTTATTGTTGTATGTGAACTGTGTCTAACAATGAGTCTAAAACATGTGTGCGTGCATGCCCCAGCTGTATCTTTACGATGATAATGCTCCTATATCTCTTTCTTCTTTATAATCACTTGCCATGCCACCAAAATGTCTTACATGGTGACTAATTAATAGTACTGACCATACTACACATTACTGGATCTAACCTAAGCATATGGCTGGACGATTTATTGCTGAATGATAACACGCTTTGGCATCTCAACGTGCGACCATATAACGTGATGCAAATCTGTTATACACCCCCCCAAAGGAAGCTGCTCTCTcttataattaattaatttggaaAGAAAAGATATATTGGTTCCTTTGTTTTCTGGCTTTAGATTAGAGTCGCTTGCAGACATTAGAAAAAGTATACGCATACATAAAGGCTACTCCGTACTCAAAAGCAGCTTAATTTCTAGAGCCTTCAGTTTCACCTTTCACAatgaggagtggtagatgatcAGCCACACTTTAGCAAGAGAGGCTCAGGCGCTCAGCCCCCTTCCTCTTCTTTTCCGGAGGGAACCATCAACCGTTGGTAATTTGTTGATCTCGCCTCTGTCTGCTTCAGTGTTCATTGTGGTTTTCTGTCGGCCCAGGAAATCAATCAGAGCCGGAAAAGCAGGCTTGGACGCAACGAACAGCTTGTTGCAGTACTTGCGCGGTTACGCGGTATACGTATAACTTGTGCTTATTCCGAGTACCTAGTCACCTTTCATAACTGGTATAAATGCTGCCTTTGATTCGGGACTA is part of the Sorghum bicolor cultivar BTx623 chromosome 10, Sorghum_bicolor_NCBIv3, whole genome shotgun sequence genome and harbors:
- the LOC8076207 gene encoding cinnamoyl-CoA reductase 1 isoform X1; protein product: MTVVGGDDAAAAAAGRGQTTTVCVTGAGGYVGSWIVKLLLERGYAVRGTVRNPDDAKNAHLRALPGATERLALCKADLLDYDTLRAAIAGCHGVFHTASPVTDDPEEMVEPAVTGTRYIIDAAAEAGTVRRVVLTSSIGAVAMDPNRSPDAVVDESCWSDLDFCKKTKNWYCYGKAVAEQAAWEEAAARGVDLVVVNPVLVQGPALQPSVNASLMHVLKYLNGSAKTYANAVQAYVHVRDAADAHVRVFEAPHAAGRYICADGAVLHREDVVRTLRKFFPDYPVPERCSDEVNPRKQPYKISNQKLRDLGLEFTPAAQALYDTVICFQEKGIIPIPAPTPSPSPEA
- the LOC8076207 gene encoding cinnamoyl-CoA reductase 1 isoform X2, giving the protein MAGMHAWAAHSRQAHGRRRSHPSCCRPAAAWTLVASSDPPPHASQLPASLSQEEMVEPAVTGTRYIIDAAAEAGTVRRVVLTSSIGAVAMDPNRSPDAVVDESCWSDLDFCKKTKNWYCYGKAVAEQAAWEEAAARGVDLVVVNPVLVQGPALQPSVNASLMHVLKYLNGSAKTYANAVQAYVHVRDAADAHVRVFEAPHAAGRYICADGAVLHREDVVRTLRKFFPDYPVPERCSDEVNPRKQPYKISNQKLRDLGLEFTPAAQALYDTVICFQEKGIIPIPAPTPSPSPEA